Proteins co-encoded in one Streptomyces sp. NBC_01283 genomic window:
- a CDS encoding ABC transporter permease, which translates to MSTATLTPPLHQGEADARIGLRDHVRHTSALVRRNLLWIRQDPESMFDAVLMPIVFTLLFVYVFGGSIGQALGGGQDQYVQYVVPGMMAMMSMNIAMAVGTGFNQDFQNGIMDRFRTLPIGQGSVLFAKVVVELMRLLIATTIMMIVGVLVGFDITNWAGLFAAVGLSALFGTSIMWIFLVLGVTMKSAQSVQAMGFLVLMPLQFGSSIFAPTQSMPGWLQGFTDYNPLSSLADSARGLMVGGPVAHDVWVTVGWSVALTLVMAPIAIHKFRTKN; encoded by the coding sequence GGGCTGCGCGACCACGTGCGCCACACCAGCGCCCTGGTCCGCCGCAATCTGCTCTGGATCCGCCAGGACCCCGAGTCGATGTTCGACGCGGTCCTGATGCCGATCGTCTTCACGCTCCTGTTCGTGTACGTCTTCGGCGGCTCCATCGGCCAGGCGCTCGGCGGCGGTCAGGACCAGTACGTGCAGTACGTGGTGCCCGGCATGATGGCGATGATGAGCATGAACATCGCCATGGCCGTCGGCACCGGCTTCAACCAGGACTTCCAGAACGGCATCATGGACCGTTTCCGCACCCTGCCGATCGGCCAGGGCTCGGTCCTCTTCGCCAAGGTCGTGGTGGAGCTGATGCGGCTGCTCATCGCGACGACGATCATGATGATCGTCGGTGTCCTGGTGGGCTTCGACATCACGAACTGGGCCGGGCTGTTCGCCGCCGTGGGCCTCTCCGCGCTCTTCGGCACGTCGATCATGTGGATCTTCCTGGTCCTCGGCGTCACGATGAAGAGCGCCCAGTCCGTGCAGGCGATGGGCTTCCTGGTCCTGATGCCGCTGCAGTTCGGCTCGTCGATCTTCGCGCCGACCCAGTCGATGCCGGGCTGGCTGCAGGGCTTCACCGACTACAACCCGCTGTCCTCGCTCGCGGACTCCGCGCGCGGCCTGATGGTGGGCGGCCCGGTCGCCCACGACGTCTGGGTGACGGTCGGCTGGTCGGTGGCGCTCACGCTGGTGATGGCGCCGATCGCGATCCACAAGTTCCGCACGAAGAACTGA